A window of the Bradyrhizobium diazoefficiens genome harbors these coding sequences:
- a CDS encoding SDR family oxidoreductase: protein MTKVLITGANRGVGFGLVRQYVADGAEVIACCRNPANADALGDLASSFEGRIRVMRLDVGDEASISSLKESLGDEPIDVLISNAGINGTPKDQSATRIDPENWINTVRVNALGPMLLAQALAENLRCGSKKKLVAISSVFGSNAKDYGAGVATATNRYAYRASKAALNNGMRGLARDWAKDGIIVGILDPGWVRTDMAGEAAVASPTSISADESASGIKGRIDLLGPESSGIFQRFWGEPIPW from the coding sequence ATGACGAAAGTGCTGATTACGGGTGCCAACCGCGGTGTTGGCTTCGGTCTCGTGCGTCAATATGTCGCTGATGGAGCGGAAGTAATTGCCTGCTGTCGCAATCCCGCCAACGCTGACGCGTTAGGGGACCTCGCTTCTTCCTTCGAAGGTCGAATCCGCGTAATGCGCCTCGATGTCGGCGACGAGGCTTCGATCTCGTCGCTCAAGGAGTCGCTCGGTGACGAACCTATCGACGTCCTGATCAGCAATGCAGGAATTAACGGGACACCGAAGGACCAATCCGCCACCAGAATTGATCCCGAAAACTGGATCAACACGGTGCGGGTCAACGCGCTTGGTCCGATGCTCCTCGCGCAAGCTCTGGCCGAGAACTTGAGGTGCGGGTCTAAGAAAAAACTCGTGGCGATCAGCAGCGTGTTTGGCTCGAACGCGAAGGACTATGGCGCCGGGGTCGCAACCGCAACAAACAGATATGCTTACCGCGCCTCGAAGGCGGCCCTCAACAATGGCATGCGTGGTCTGGCACGGGACTGGGCAAAGGATGGCATTATCGTGGGCATCCTTGACCCGGGCTGGGTGCGCACCGATATGGCCGGCGAGGCTGCAGTCGCGTCTCCAACCTCGATTTCCGCCGACGAAAGTGCGAGCGGCATCAAGGGTCGAATCGACCTGCTCGGACCCGAGAGCAGCGGGATTTTCCAGCGGTTCTGGGGAGAGCCTATTCCCTGGTGA
- a CDS encoding M14 family metallopeptidase, protein MNDAIVDAANKHFSSTYFEARQKFRDYVADAAVGHAAVYPSAARGPRGEELSTDVAWFGDRRAPKVAIMISGTHGVEGYCGSAAQLDWLAGRGYERLKSDEAILLIHALNPYGFAWDRRVTQEGCDLNRNFVDFTGPLPDNEAYDLLADSLVPRELDGPLFAAAEATIGKFRTAHGELALRKARTSGQYRHPTGIFFGGFAPTVARQTLERIVLDYGIESRRFVLIVDYHTGLGPYGYGELQCEQASGMFGYQRAHDIFGPSVTSPDLGTSSAVALNGTQDDYWQRLLGDRHVYVCLEFGTYPTEAVRAAMRADHWLYAYRSTEFETDVGYEIRRRLKQVYYPERADWQEMVLYRSRQVHRQMIEGLRL, encoded by the coding sequence ATGAACGACGCCATTGTGGATGCAGCGAATAAGCATTTCTCATCGACTTATTTCGAGGCCCGTCAAAAATTTCGCGATTACGTTGCCGACGCCGCAGTTGGCCATGCCGCAGTCTATCCATCGGCGGCCCGTGGGCCTCGTGGCGAGGAACTCTCGACAGATGTCGCCTGGTTCGGCGACCGGCGCGCCCCAAAAGTGGCTATTATGATATCGGGTACGCATGGTGTCGAAGGGTATTGTGGATCCGCGGCACAGCTCGATTGGCTCGCCGGACGCGGTTACGAGAGGCTCAAATCTGATGAAGCGATATTACTGATCCATGCGCTGAATCCTTATGGGTTCGCATGGGATCGACGCGTCACGCAAGAAGGCTGCGACCTCAATCGAAACTTTGTCGATTTCACGGGCCCCTTACCTGATAACGAAGCCTACGATCTACTCGCTGATTCCCTTGTGCCGCGTGAGTTAGACGGGCCACTTTTCGCCGCCGCCGAGGCAACAATAGGTAAGTTCCGTACAGCACACGGTGAACTTGCTTTACGAAAAGCGCGGACTAGCGGGCAGTACCGACATCCGACTGGGATCTTTTTCGGCGGTTTCGCTCCGACTGTCGCGCGTCAAACACTCGAACGAATAGTATTGGACTATGGTATAGAATCTCGTCGATTCGTCTTGATCGTTGACTACCACACGGGCCTTGGACCTTATGGCTACGGCGAGCTCCAATGCGAGCAGGCCTCAGGGATGTTCGGCTACCAACGTGCCCATGACATTTTTGGCCCTTCAGTCACCTCGCCGGATCTTGGGACTTCGTCGGCTGTTGCGCTCAATGGCACTCAGGATGACTACTGGCAGCGGCTCCTCGGCGATCGGCATGTCTACGTTTGCTTGGAGTTTGGAACTTATCCTACGGAAGCAGTCAGAGCAGCAATGCGTGCCGACCACTGGCTTTACGCCTATCGCTCGACCGAATTTGAAACGGATGTGGGTTATGAAATTCGGCGACGCCTCAAGCAGGTCTATTACCCGGAGAGAGCCGATTGGCAGGAGATGGTGCTGTATCGCAGTCGCCAGGTTCACCGGCAGATGATCGAAGGACTGCGATTGTGA
- a CDS encoding alpha/beta hydrolase family protein, whose product MLCAAWPRIRSDLASTRRGVELFVDNLEDIYEALGRQNWAAKWMNIGDVHYLQCDLELKRGAFAEAAEAWLCALTAFEVARRLVDEDDPQNEEILAKVEAGIRRFGLSLEHKVERVEIPCWDQSEFQAYYLPAGGRDLCVPAVICISREEETATTLLGRLLSAVRDRGISLLVVSHRDVANYWRGQSEELLSSCLEYLSLRPDVDASRIGIYGEGLSAALATDFAVSDRRVAAAVCDGGLWNWAWSEASVGWLTRTADVVDEDAASTRRSRLVQQLRCPVLVVAGGSSMVRATEAIEFQADCAAARVDLELAMPRVAQTPLGEIENFVVSDERIFRWLEDKLAHTSTS is encoded by the coding sequence ATGTTGTGCGCTGCTTGGCCTCGTATCAGGAGTGATCTTGCCTCGACACGTCGAGGAGTCGAGCTGTTCGTCGACAATCTCGAGGATATTTACGAGGCCTTAGGTCGGCAGAACTGGGCAGCAAAATGGATGAACATTGGGGATGTTCACTATCTCCAGTGTGACCTCGAGCTGAAAAGGGGAGCCTTCGCTGAAGCGGCCGAGGCTTGGCTTTGCGCGCTTACCGCCTTTGAAGTTGCTAGGCGGCTAGTTGATGAAGACGATCCACAAAACGAAGAGATTTTAGCGAAGGTCGAGGCCGGCATTCGGAGGTTCGGGCTATCTCTGGAGCATAAGGTAGAGCGCGTAGAAATTCCGTGCTGGGATCAATCTGAATTTCAGGCCTACTACTTGCCAGCAGGTGGTCGCGATTTATGCGTCCCGGCAGTCATTTGCATCAGCCGGGAAGAAGAAACAGCGACGACTCTACTCGGAAGGCTCTTGTCAGCGGTGAGAGATCGGGGCATCTCGCTTCTTGTGGTCTCTCACCGCGACGTCGCAAACTACTGGCGCGGCCAATCGGAAGAATTGTTGTCTTCCTGTTTGGAGTATTTGTCACTTCGACCCGACGTTGATGCCAGCCGGATTGGCATCTACGGAGAGGGCCTGTCAGCTGCTCTAGCCACTGATTTCGCTGTATCTGATCGTCGCGTTGCTGCGGCGGTTTGCGACGGCGGTCTTTGGAATTGGGCCTGGAGTGAGGCCTCTGTAGGCTGGTTGACGAGGACTGCAGATGTAGTGGACGAGGATGCCGCGTCGACGCGTCGCTCGCGATTGGTGCAACAGTTGAGGTGCCCAGTTCTCGTGGTCGCCGGTGGGAGTAGTATGGTCAGAGCCACCGAGGCGATCGAGTTCCAAGCTGACTGTGCAGCGGCGCGTGTTGACTTGGAGTTGGCTATGCCACGGGTGGCCCAAACCCCACTGGGGGAGATCGAGAACTTTGTGGTCTCCGACGAGCGCATCTTCCGATGGTTGGAGGATAAGCTCGCGCACACCTCGACGTCATAA
- a CDS encoding MarR family winged helix-turn-helix transcriptional regulator — translation MAEQEQLDRALKDFIWNIVEVHSQLEEIHKSWAQTLGITQPQWLILMAIDELDEGRGVSGIAVANKLRIHPAFVTNQTKRLEAMEFLSRVTSPDDARFLQISLTPKAQAEIMMLSNKRQALISTMFSGLDEESLKYLNKRLASIAKNSRLASQKLSIGLL, via the coding sequence ATGGCCGAACAAGAACAACTCGATAGAGCCCTTAAGGACTTCATCTGGAACATTGTCGAGGTCCACTCGCAACTCGAAGAAATACACAAGAGTTGGGCTCAGACGCTGGGAATAACTCAACCACAATGGTTGATCCTGATGGCTATTGATGAGCTCGACGAAGGTCGCGGGGTCTCGGGAATTGCGGTCGCAAATAAACTTCGAATTCATCCCGCCTTCGTTACAAACCAAACGAAGAGGCTCGAGGCGATGGAGTTTCTCAGCCGCGTAACATCGCCTGACGATGCACGATTCCTGCAAATCTCGCTGACGCCAAAGGCGCAAGCCGAAATCATGATGCTATCAAACAAAAGACAAGCGCTCATTTCGACAATGTTCAGCGGGCTCGATGAGGAATCCCTCAAGTACCTCAACAAGCGGCTTGCCTCGATCGCCAAGAATAGCCGATTGGCATCTCAAAAACTGAGTATCGGCTTATTATAG
- the tnpB gene encoding IS66 family insertion sequence element accessory protein TnpB (TnpB, as the term is used for proteins encoded by IS66 family insertion elements, is considered an accessory protein, since TnpC, encoded by a neighboring gene, is a DDE family transposase.) gives MIAAGADLKIYIATRPIDFRCGHDGLEAKVQEMLRLDRFSGAAFVFRSKRADRIKILVWDQTGLVLAHKRLEGCRFVWPTITDGVMRISPAMFAALFEGLDWRLVRPEEARRPQAAG, from the coding sequence ATGATCGCGGCCGGTGCCGATCTGAAGATTTACATCGCGACGCGGCCGATCGACTTCCGCTGTGGCCACGATGGGCTTGAGGCGAAGGTGCAGGAGATGCTTCGTCTCGACCGCTTCAGCGGCGCAGCCTTCGTGTTCCGATCGAAACGAGCGGACCGGATCAAGATTTTGGTCTGGGATCAAACGGGTCTGGTGTTGGCGCACAAGCGTCTCGAAGGTTGCAGGTTTGTTTGGCCAACGATCACAGACGGCGTGATGCGGATATCGCCGGCGATGTTCGCAGCCCTGTTCGAGGGGCTGGATTGGAGGTTGGTCCGCCCGGAAGAAGCGCGGCGTCCCCAGGCGGCTGGATAA
- a CDS encoding IS66 family transposase zinc-finger binding domain-containing protein, translating to MRPDQYHLPLEDVEIAQGIVDAAQERAEAVIKGRSRSVPDQGSHRNRGCLPAHLPRMERIIEPASTLCPCGCGAMTKIGEDVSKRLDVIPAQWRVHAPPETHLSPLLGPCRAGARPGARRAQRAAGRSGHCARPSMPIQRPPYHPALIPVLVPLHSDYDSLQGSG from the coding sequence CTGCGGCCAGATCAGTATCACTTACCACTCGAAGACGTGGAGATCGCGCAAGGCATCGTGGACGCGGCGCAGGAGAGAGCCGAGGCTGTGATCAAGGGCCGATCGCGGAGCGTGCCGGATCAAGGCTCTCATCGCAATCGCGGCTGCTTGCCTGCCCATTTGCCGCGCATGGAACGGATCATCGAGCCTGCGAGCACGCTCTGTCCGTGCGGTTGCGGCGCCATGACGAAGATCGGGGAGGACGTCAGCAAACGCCTCGACGTAATCCCGGCGCAATGGCGGGTGCATGCGCCGCCCGAAACACATCTGTCGCCACTGCTCGGGCCCTGTCGTGCAGGCGCACGCCCCGGAGCACGTCGTGCCCAGCGGGCTGCCGGCCGAAGCGGCCATTGCGCACGTCCGTCAATGCCGATTCAAAGGCCGCCTTATCACCCAGCTCTGATTCCGGTACTAGTACCTCTGCACAGTGATTATGACTCTTTGCAAGGATCTGGATAG
- a CDS encoding LexA family protein yields MAGASPAAKTFTPKQEQYLAFIHLYTRLHRRPPAETDMQEYFRVSPPSVHQMVLTLERAGLIKRQPRTPRSIEVLVDPKSLPELT; encoded by the coding sequence ATGGCCGGCGCGAGTCCTGCGGCAAAAACCTTCACGCCCAAGCAGGAGCAGTATCTGGCTTTTATCCACCTCTATACCCGGCTGCATCGCAGGCCCCCGGCCGAAACCGACATGCAGGAATATTTCCGCGTCAGCCCGCCGTCGGTTCACCAGATGGTGCTGACGCTGGAACGCGCTGGCCTCATCAAGAGACAGCCCAGGACCCCTCGCAGTATCGAGGTCCTCGTTGATCCCAAGAGCCTGCCGGAGCTAACCTGA
- the nodU gene encoding nodulation protein NodU — protein MRICGIKLTHDGAIALVEDGRLVFSIEQEKRDNNPRYHTIDNLNAVVVALAEHGVDARDVDEFVLDGWIGDVESHFQVLSGAAPITLRGGPYLERHAEGLINSHDGFGLLLDGKGFPYRSYPHVTGHVASAYCTSPFAKAGQPAFCLVWDGCMFPRVYYVERRGARHLECLFPMYGQAYVVAGLHFGPYNRANYTGWGDRGIAGKVMAYIALGSVDQDIVAVFRELYEERFAADAKLAPHHRGDINSMEASLAALHGFFNASALRFESKSSEDVLASFHWFLEHLLVREMGIALQRHSHLSRSRNLCIAGGCGLNIKWNSALRATGLFDAVWVPPFPNDSGSAIGAACSAMAEHKGFVPLEWSVYSGPALQPSEVPPQWEVAPCSMRELAIIIASNKPVVFLTGRAELGPRALGGRSILAAATSPRMKDHLNGIKLREYFRPVAPICLEDRAPEIFNPGTPDPYMLFEHQTRAEWRHKIPAVVHLDGSARLQTVSRTSKHTVAELLVEYEKLTGIPLLCNTSANLHGRGFFPDAAAACQWGRVEDIWCDGLLWTKTRT, from the coding sequence ATGCGCATCTGCGGTATCAAGCTGACGCATGACGGGGCGATCGCTCTTGTCGAGGACGGGCGGCTTGTCTTTAGTATCGAGCAGGAGAAGCGGGACAACAATCCGCGGTACCACACTATCGACAATCTCAATGCAGTTGTCGTCGCCTTGGCGGAGCACGGTGTGGATGCGCGGGATGTTGATGAGTTCGTTCTCGACGGCTGGATCGGGGACGTAGAGTCGCACTTCCAGGTCCTCAGTGGGGCGGCGCCTATCACTCTCAGAGGGGGTCCGTATCTTGAACGGCATGCCGAGGGCTTGATCAATTCGCACGACGGTTTTGGCCTCCTGCTCGATGGCAAGGGTTTTCCTTATAGAAGCTATCCGCATGTGACGGGCCATGTGGCCTCCGCGTACTGCACCAGTCCCTTCGCCAAAGCTGGACAACCCGCGTTCTGCCTGGTGTGGGACGGCTGTATGTTTCCACGTGTCTACTATGTAGAGCGCCGCGGCGCCCGGCACCTCGAATGCCTATTCCCGATGTATGGGCAGGCTTATGTCGTGGCGGGTCTTCATTTCGGACCTTACAATAGAGCGAACTACACCGGGTGGGGGGACCGAGGTATCGCCGGCAAGGTCATGGCTTATATCGCGCTCGGGTCTGTTGATCAAGATATCGTGGCGGTGTTTCGGGAGCTTTACGAGGAGCGCTTTGCGGCCGACGCGAAGCTTGCCCCTCATCACCGTGGGGACATCAACAGCATGGAGGCCTCACTTGCGGCTCTGCACGGCTTTTTTAATGCCAGCGCGCTCCGGTTCGAATCCAAATCATCTGAAGATGTGCTTGCGTCGTTTCATTGGTTCCTCGAGCATCTGCTAGTTCGCGAAATGGGGATTGCTTTGCAGCGGCACTCGCATCTTTCGAGATCGCGAAATTTGTGTATAGCCGGGGGCTGCGGGCTCAATATCAAATGGAACAGTGCACTACGGGCGACCGGGCTGTTCGATGCTGTTTGGGTGCCGCCCTTTCCGAATGACAGCGGCTCAGCGATAGGTGCTGCTTGCTCCGCAATGGCCGAGCACAAAGGTTTCGTGCCCTTGGAATGGTCGGTCTACAGCGGCCCGGCTCTGCAACCCAGCGAAGTTCCGCCCCAATGGGAAGTCGCGCCGTGCAGTATGCGTGAACTTGCTATCATCATTGCGAGCAACAAGCCCGTGGTTTTTCTGACCGGCCGTGCCGAGCTTGGACCTCGAGCGTTGGGTGGTAGAAGCATTCTTGCGGCCGCGACTTCGCCGCGAATGAAGGATCATCTCAATGGCATCAAACTTCGCGAATACTTCCGCCCAGTCGCGCCGATATGCCTGGAGGATCGCGCGCCCGAAATTTTCAATCCTGGAACGCCGGATCCTTATATGCTTTTTGAACACCAGACGCGAGCCGAATGGCGACACAAAATCCCCGCCGTTGTACATCTCGATGGGTCAGCGCGATTGCAGACCGTTTCTCGAACCTCTAAGCACACAGTCGCCGAGCTTCTCGTGGAATATGAAAAACTCACGGGCATTCCGCTGCTTTGTAATACGAGTGCGAACCTGCATGGACGTGGGTTTTTTCCGGATGCGGCAGCTGCTTGCCAGTGGGGACGCGTTGAAGACATATGGTGCGACGGCCTGCTTTGGACGAAAACGCGTACCTAG
- a CDS encoding IS66 family insertion sequence element accessory protein TnpB, with translation MAFRNSFCFRGKAYSEGQLAGCQVGGFVPARIVSEVQSTMERAVPAATGTLEVVTANGRRVIVDRNVDVAVLLQIMRGLETLR, from the coding sequence ATGGCCTTTCGAAACAGCTTCTGTTTTCGTGGCAAGGCCTATTCCGAAGGACAGCTTGCCGGCTGTCAGGTAGGTGGATTTGTGCCGGCCCGGATTGTGTCGGAGGTCCAGTCGACGATGGAGCGTGCGGTACCGGCGGCGACTGGCACTCTGGAAGTTGTGACCGCGAATGGCCGACGCGTGATCGTGGATCGCAACGTCGATGTCGCGGTTTTGCTACAGATCATGCGAGGGTTGGAGACACTACGGTGA
- the tnpB gene encoding IS66 family insertion sequence element accessory protein TnpB (TnpB, as the term is used for proteins encoded by IS66 family insertion elements, is considered an accessory protein, since TnpC, encoded by a neighboring gene, is a DDE family transposase.): MIPIPTGLRVWLATGHTDMRGGFPSLALRVQELLKRDAMGGSLFCFRGKRGDPLKVIWPDSQGVCLFTERLERGRFIWTSVAGESVTISPAQLSYLFEGCC, encoded by the coding sequence GTGATCCCGATCCCGACGGGCCTGCGAGTGTGGCTGGCGACGGGCCATACAGACATGCGGGGTGGCTTTCCGAGCCTGGCTCTGCGCGTGCAGGAATTGCTCAAGCGCGACGCCATGGGCGGCAGTCTTTTCTGCTTCAGGGGCAAACGCGGCGATCCTTTGAAGGTCATTTGGCCCGATAGCCAGGGAGTATGCCTGTTTACCGAAAGACTCGAGAGAGGAAGGTTTATCTGGACATCAGTTGCCGGCGAATCGGTAACGATCTCTCCGGCGCAGTTGAGCTATCTGTTCGAGGGCTGTTGTTGA
- a CDS encoding recombinase family protein: MGSELVKPDHLDRKAVVYVRQSTPHQVITNQESLKLQYALSQRARDLGWREADIDVIDSDLGLSGAAAAHRKGFKDLVARVTLGEVGLILSMDVTRLARNCSDWYPLLDVCGHRRCLIADRDGVYDPGTPNGRLLLGLKGTISELELHTIKSRMTAGRMAKAERGDLALQLPAGLVRDPSGVVTKDPNLEVQGRLSLLFETFLKVRTAAQAMRAFVGRGLALPRRDRHCDLRWQPATVSAVTAILKNPAYAGAFVYGRTWQKPSKIPGERPQKTPRRGTDWRIVVKGKYPAYIDWETFEKIQAMLRDNRAEYQHIKSRGIPRDGAALLHGITYCGECGHKMTVRYKGGSQYVCNHLKIQRGVPECQNLRAAPIDAQVAAAFLEAMAPAEIDALSKARKTHLESEKALRHAEEQQIERLRYQAALAERQFNRADPDNRLVTGELERRWEAALLEVRRAEEALVQRKIPKANEPLGVPHDLRAKVIALGNRLPELWDNPATRRDHRKALLRCLIEKVVMRRCARDKAEVRIVWRGGATTELVVTLPVNAVAALPRHKEMVERIYALARDGAYDDEIARILTQEGHHSPWEADKVLPITVRRIRLKHRLKVRHRTRWPAVADHLTVTQLAQRLRIPVKWIYVQLKRGRILTTREASGRFLFPDNTIALQTIRSLRNHRVAKIDLREDHHEK; encoded by the coding sequence ATGGGCTCGGAACTCGTCAAGCCGGATCACCTGGACCGCAAAGCAGTGGTGTATGTGCGGCAGTCGACACCGCACCAAGTGATCACCAATCAAGAAAGCCTGAAGCTTCAGTACGCCCTCTCGCAGCGCGCTCGCGACCTCGGATGGCGCGAGGCGGACATCGACGTGATTGATAGCGATCTTGGGTTGAGCGGCGCTGCGGCAGCCCACAGGAAAGGATTTAAGGACCTGGTCGCGCGGGTCACTCTTGGTGAAGTTGGCCTTATCCTGTCGATGGACGTGACGCGCCTGGCGCGCAATTGTTCGGATTGGTACCCGCTGCTTGATGTCTGCGGGCACCGCCGTTGTTTGATCGCCGACCGGGATGGCGTCTATGATCCCGGAACGCCCAATGGGCGCCTTCTGCTCGGCTTGAAGGGAACGATCTCAGAGCTGGAATTGCACACGATCAAGAGCCGGATGACGGCTGGGCGTATGGCAAAGGCCGAACGCGGTGACTTGGCCCTGCAATTGCCGGCGGGCCTTGTCCGGGACCCTTCTGGGGTGGTCACGAAGGATCCCAATCTCGAGGTGCAGGGACGTCTGTCGCTGCTCTTCGAGACCTTCCTGAAAGTGCGAACGGCCGCACAAGCGATGCGGGCCTTTGTTGGCCGCGGCTTGGCACTGCCTCGCCGCGACCGCCATTGCGATCTGCGCTGGCAGCCCGCGACGGTATCGGCCGTGACGGCGATCCTCAAGAATCCGGCCTATGCAGGCGCCTTTGTCTATGGAAGGACTTGGCAGAAGCCGTCCAAAATACCGGGAGAGCGTCCACAAAAAACTCCGCGTCGTGGAACGGACTGGAGGATCGTGGTGAAGGGAAAGTACCCGGCCTATATCGATTGGGAGACCTTCGAGAAGATCCAGGCGATGCTGCGTGACAATCGTGCGGAGTACCAGCACATCAAGAGCCGTGGCATCCCGCGTGATGGGGCAGCCCTGCTCCACGGTATCACCTATTGCGGCGAATGCGGACACAAGATGACCGTGCGTTACAAGGGCGGCAGTCAATATGTCTGCAATCATCTGAAAATCCAGCGCGGCGTGCCGGAATGTCAGAATCTGCGTGCTGCACCGATCGACGCACAGGTTGCCGCGGCATTCTTGGAAGCGATGGCGCCGGCGGAAATTGATGCGTTATCCAAAGCGCGTAAGACCCATCTGGAGTCCGAAAAAGCACTGCGCCACGCCGAGGAGCAGCAGATTGAGAGGCTGCGCTATCAGGCAGCCCTGGCTGAGCGTCAGTTCAATCGCGCCGACCCCGACAACCGGCTGGTGACTGGCGAACTGGAACGGCGGTGGGAAGCCGCTCTATTGGAGGTGCGCCGAGCCGAGGAAGCGTTGGTCCAGCGCAAGATACCCAAGGCCAATGAGCCCTTGGGCGTTCCTCACGATCTGCGTGCCAAGGTGATCGCCCTTGGAAATCGCCTTCCTGAGCTATGGGACAACCCGGCGACCCGCAGGGACCACCGCAAGGCGCTCCTGCGCTGTCTGATCGAGAAGGTCGTCATGCGCCGCTGCGCCCGCGACAAGGCTGAGGTGCGCATTGTGTGGCGCGGCGGCGCTACCACCGAGCTTGTAGTCACCCTACCTGTCAATGCTGTGGCTGCGCTGCCGCGTCACAAGGAGATGGTGGAACGCATATACGCATTGGCGCGGGATGGCGCCTACGACGATGAGATCGCGCGCATTCTGACGCAGGAAGGACATCACTCGCCATGGGAGGCTGACAAAGTTTTGCCGATCACAGTCCGGCGCATTCGTCTTAAACACCGCCTCAAGGTGCGGCATCGAACACGGTGGCCGGCGGTTGCCGACCATTTGACAGTAACCCAACTGGCACAACGCCTCAGGATACCCGTCAAGTGGATCTATGTTCAGCTCAAGCGAGGGCGCATCCTGACCACCCGAGAGGCTTCCGGCCGCTTTCTCTTTCCTGACAACACAATCGCGTTGCAAACCATTCGCAGCTTGAGAAATCATCGTGTCGCGAAGATTGATCTGAGGGAGGATCACCATGAAAAGTAG
- a CDS encoding FAD-dependent oxidoreductase — MYEPMDEAAECYSAEINAGGQRRERKILGMVNEPPRQVPVRHAVDVLVVGGGPAGTAAAIAAGRLGAKVILAERYNHLGGLSTGGLVIWIDRMTDWDGRLLIAGLGRELLDRLPKDAVLGPAESLWGSRAAEHVATWKPRISAFHGIVTHSPMVDPEALKAVSLQAVREAGVKLLFHVWASSAIVQDGRLNGVVFESKQGRFAVTAKVVIDTTGDGDIFADAGETSASDIEPNNMHHCMNTSWLLGGVNNETWLAFQSTAEFSDFTSRARRELGLYEVAMATWRNDVAVFMGPRWSGYSGLDVDDLTEVELRSRDKMMQMLSWYRANAPGFKDAWILLTAPQIGVRQTRRLLGQGIMIREDWRKGVVHDDEIAISPSLGPKFDPVSVPYRSLLPRGTSGLLVAGRHISTDASSQTFMREIPQCWLTGHAAGVAAGLAANTGVSPSEMPVRDIQKALLHQGAHLRVFETAS; from the coding sequence ATGTACGAGCCGATGGACGAAGCTGCCGAATGCTATTCGGCGGAAATCAATGCCGGGGGCCAGCGACGCGAGCGCAAGATCCTGGGTATGGTGAACGAGCCGCCGCGGCAAGTTCCCGTTCGCCACGCCGTTGACGTTCTCGTCGTTGGAGGTGGGCCGGCTGGCACTGCCGCTGCAATTGCCGCTGGTCGTCTTGGCGCCAAAGTCATCCTGGCCGAGCGCTACAACCATTTGGGTGGCCTCTCGACGGGTGGCCTAGTCATCTGGATCGACCGAATGACCGATTGGGATGGTCGACTCCTCATTGCCGGGCTGGGGCGCGAGCTGCTTGACCGTTTGCCTAAAGATGCGGTGTTGGGGCCTGCGGAGTCCCTCTGGGGCAGCCGCGCTGCCGAGCATGTCGCGACCTGGAAACCGCGCATTTCGGCGTTTCACGGCATCGTAACGCATTCGCCAATGGTCGATCCTGAGGCACTCAAGGCTGTCTCACTCCAGGCAGTCCGTGAAGCTGGAGTCAAGTTGCTGTTCCATGTTTGGGCCTCCTCGGCGATCGTCCAGGACGGCCGCCTTAACGGGGTTGTGTTCGAAAGCAAGCAGGGGCGATTTGCCGTAACTGCCAAGGTTGTCATCGATACCACCGGCGATGGCGACATCTTCGCGGACGCCGGCGAAACCTCGGCATCCGACATTGAGCCCAACAACATGCATCACTGCATGAACACGTCTTGGCTGTTGGGTGGCGTGAACAACGAAACTTGGCTGGCATTCCAAAGTACCGCCGAGTTCTCGGATTTTACCTCTCGGGCAAGGCGTGAGCTTGGCCTTTACGAAGTGGCTATGGCGACCTGGCGGAACGATGTTGCTGTCTTCATGGGGCCCCGCTGGTCGGGATACAGTGGTCTAGATGTTGATGACCTCACCGAAGTCGAACTGCGGTCTCGCGACAAGATGATGCAGATGCTCTCCTGGTACAGAGCGAATGCCCCTGGGTTCAAGGATGCTTGGATCCTGCTGACGGCACCGCAGATCGGTGTGCGCCAGACTCGTCGTCTTCTCGGGCAGGGGATTATGATCCGGGAGGACTGGCGAAAGGGAGTGGTCCATGACGACGAAATCGCCATAAGTCCTAGTCTCGGGCCAAAATTTGATCCAGTGTCGGTTCCATACCGCAGCCTGCTGCCGCGGGGGACATCCGGCCTTCTCGTTGCCGGTCGGCACATCTCGACGGACGCGTCATCGCAAACCTTCATGCGTGAGATACCGCAATGCTGGCTGACTGGCCATGCAGCCGGTGTAGCCGCCGGGCTCGCAGCGAACACTGGCGTGTCACCATCTGAAATGCCTGTTCGAGACATTCAGAAAGCTCTGCTTCACCAAGGCGCTCACCTCAGAGTCTTTGAGACCGCGTCGTAG